Sequence from the Streptomyces sp. NBC_00358 genome:
AGTACCTGGCGGCGATGGGCGTGCTGGAGAACCATCTGCTGGAGTTGCTCGGCGGGGCGCTCGGCCTCCGGCCCGACTTCTTCACCCGGCACATGGGCCACCCGACGTACGGCTTCAACATCAACTGGTATCCGGGCACGGAGGTCGTCGGCGAGCCGCTGCCGGGCCAGTTCCGCATCGGGCCGCACACCGACTTCGGCACCGTCACCATCCTCGACCGGCAGGCGGGCAAGGGCGGGCTCCAGGTCTTCACGGACGAGGACGGCTGGCGGGACGCCCCCTTCGACCCGGCCGCCTTCACGGTCAACATCGGTGATCTCATGGCCCGTTGGACCGGCGACCGGTGGCGTTCCGGACGGCACCGGGTGCTCCCGCCACCGGCCGACGCTCCCGCCGAGGAGCTGATCTCGCTGGTGTACTTCGGCGAGTGCACGCCGGGGACGCTGGTCGAGTCGGTGCCCGCCCCCGTGGGCCGTGTCGCGTACGAACCCGTCGACTCCCACACCTATCTGCGCCAGAAGCTCGATTCGATCACGGTCGACTGAACAGCGGAGCTTTTCCGCGGGCGAACGGACACCGGGCGGACACCGATCGACCTATCCCGAACCAACTGCCCCTTCTTCATCTTTTGTTGATACACCTCACAACAGCACATAGGACCGGACCGCGGACCAGGGGGAGATGCGGTGCACACAGAGCTGCACGGCCGGGGAGCGCTGTTCGACGACGACCCGCCCGGACTCGCGTCACGACTGGTCGGTCTGCGTCCGCACCAGCTCGGCGCCACACCGTACGAACACCCCGCGCAGCCGCCCTTCGTGGTCTTCGCGGGCGGCCGGGGGCAGGGCAAGACCGCGGTGCTCCGCGCCCTGCGCGACGCCTATCGCGGGCACACCCCCATCGCTCTGGTCGACGGCGAGGAACAGCGGTTCACCGCGCCGCCCCCGGAGCGTCCGGCGGGGTCCTGGTCGCCGGTCGGAGAGGCGCTCACCACGGCCGCGGAACAGCTCGCCGAACCGGTGAAGGGCGCCGGGCGGATCGGCTTCCCGCGGCTGTCGTCCGGGCTGCTCGCGGTGGCGGCCGCCGGCTGGAGCGACCGCGAGGTCCCGCGCATCCGGCGGGAGGCCGAGCGCATCCTGCTGCTCAACGAGACCGACTCCTGGCTGTCGGGATTCGCGGGACGCGGGATGAGCAGGGTGGTCTCCAAACTCGCCGCGTCGATGAACGGGTCGGGTCCGGTGGTGGAGCCGATCATCGAGGCGACCCTGGAGGCGTTCACCGAAGGCGTCTCCACGGCCCACCGCCGACTGCGCAGGGCCGCCACCTGGTACCGGGACTACCCGAACGCGGAAGGCAGCCCCAAGCTCGCGCTGATCCTGCTCTCCCGGCACTTCCGGGCCGGCGGCGAATCCCGCAGGCACGCCGAACGGCATCTCGTACGGGCGCTGCTGGCCGACCTCGACGAGGCGTACGCGGGGGTCGTGCAGCGCTCGCACCGGCGCGGACGCCCGGTCCTGCTGATCGACAACGTCCAGGAACCCGCGGGCCTCGGACTCCTGGAGCCGGTTCTGCGCGACCGCGCCGACGGCATCGCGGACCAGGTCGTGTTCTTCGCCGCGCTGCGGGGCTACGCCCATCCGGCGCTGCGCAACGCGGGCCGGCTCGCCCTGCCCGAGGCGGCCCGGGAGACCGGCTGGCGGCCCGGCACCTCGCCGTCCTCGCGGGCGCTGCTCCTCTCGCTGCCGCCGCTGTCCCCCGAGGACACCCCGCGCGTCGACGAAGGCCGGCCCCGGTGACTGGGGGTCACCGGGGCCGGCCTTGGTGCTTCGGGGCGGGTCAGACGCCCGCGTAGGAGTGCTTGCCTCCGACGAAGATGTTGACGCCGTAGTAGTTGAACAGCCAGCAGCCGAAGGCGATCAGGGCGATGTAGGCGGCCTTGCGGCCCTTCCAGCCGGCCGTGGCGCGCGCGTGCAGGTGGCAGGCGTAGGCGACCCAGGTGATGAACGCCCAGGTCTCCTTGGGGTCCCAGCCCCAGTAGCGGCCCCAGGCGTCGCCCGCCCAGATCGCGCCCGCGATGATCGTGAACGTCCACAGCGGGAAGACGGCGGCGTTCACGCGGTAGGAGAACTTGTCGAGCGAGGCCGCGGCGGGCAGCCGCTCCATGACGGAGGTGGCGAACCGTCCGGGCTGTCCGCCGTTCACGAGCTTGTTCTCGTACGAGTCCTTGAAGAGGTACAGGATCGTGCCGACGGCGCCCACGTAGAAGACGGCGCCGCACAGGATCGCGGTCGACACGTGGATGTACAGCCAGTACGAGTGCAGCGCGGGGACCAGTTGGTCGCTCGCGGTGTACAGGACGGTGACGGCGAGACCGAGATCGAGGAGGACCGTGGTGATCAGCGGGAGGCCGAGCCAGCGGACGTCCTTCTTGAGCGCGAGCAGGACCAGGAAGACCGCGACGGCGACGGTGGAGAAGGTGATGTTGAACTCGTACATGTTGCCCCACGGCGCCCGGCCCACGGACATCGCGCGGGCGAGCACACCGGCCGCCTCGACGGCCCACGCCAGCACGCTGAGGGACACGGCGATACGCCCGTAGAGGTCACCCTGCTCGTCCCCGCCGTGCGCACCGGGCCCGTCGGGCACGTCGCGCGCGCCCGCGGCGGACCGGGTGACGACCTTCGGCCGCTCCAGCACGGCGGTTCCGCCGGCCTTCTGCACGGTGACCTCGGGGGCCGCCCCGGCCGCCTTGGCACCGTCCGCGGTGAGCGCGTTGGCGGTGCGGGCGACCTTGCTGCGGCTGCCGAAGAGCCACTCGGCGATGAAGGCGAAGAAGGCCAGGGTGTAGACGGCCATCGCGGAGTAGATCAGCGTGTTGCTGATGTTGGCGAGGTGTTCGTTGGTCGCGGTGGCCAGATCGGTCACGGCGCCAAGGTCGTGTGCGGTGGCGAGCGTCACTGCTTCTTGGACCCTTCAGCGGCGGGTACGGGGGGTTCGGCGTCGGCGTCGGTGGGTGCCGCGTCTTCGTCGGGCTTGGTGGGTGCCTGTTCGTGCACGAGCGCGGCCAGGTCGCCGAGCTCCTCGGGAAGCTTCGCGGACTCGCTGCGGCCGAGCCCGGCCATCTCGACGACGGTGACGCCGTCAGGGCCGGTGGTCGCCCGCACCCAGACACGGCGGCGCTGGATGAACAGCGAACCGGCGAGTCCGAAGATCGCGGTGAACGCCCCGGCCAGCGCCCAGACACTGCCGGGCTGCTGGGTGACCTGGAAGTTCGCCCACTCCTTGATGTCCTTGTCGAAGGTGATCGACCCGGCGCCGCCCGGAAGCGTCATCGTCTCGCCGGGACGCAGCCGCGCCTTGACGATCGCGCCCTTGGCGTCCTTGAACTGCTTCATGTGGGTGGTTTCGAGCTGGTACACGTTCTGCGGCAGGCCCGCGTCGACCCCGAGGCTTCCGTGGAAGCCGCTCAGCGCGAGCACCGGATAGTCGAGCGCGGGGAACTGGGAGAACATGTCGCCCTTGCCCGCCCCGGCGAACGTCGGCACGAAGAAGGCGGAGAAGCCGAGCTGTTCGCTCTTGCCCTGCGCGTTCCTGTAGCCGTCCATGACCTTGACGGCGCCCTGCGAGGTGACGTTGGAGTCGAGCGGCAGCAGCGGCACGGCGTCGTGGAAGACGACCTTGCCCTTGCCGTCCCGGACGGTCACGGTGGGCGCGTAGCCGTGGGCGGTGAGATAGACCTTCGTGTCACCGATCACCAGCGGCTCGTTGACCTTGATGAGCGTCTTGCGCTCCTTGCCGTAGGCACCCTCGCTGTAGGTGACGGCCGCCTGGTACCTGCGGGGCGTGCCCTTGTTGGGGCCGGTCCGCTCGTAGGTGCCGGTGAAGTTCTTCAGATCGAAGCTGAACGGGGTCAGGTCGTCGGTGCTGAAGAGGTTGCCGGACTTGAAGTCGTCGTAGGACAGGAGCGTGTTGGAGAAGCCGTCGCCCTCGACGATCAGCTTGTCGCCCTCGGACTTGAAGAGCTGGCCCCAGGCGAAGGCGACGAGCATCACGATCAGCGCCATGTGGAACAGCAGGTTGCCGGTCTCGCGCAGATAGCCCTTCTCCGCGGCTACGGCGTCCTTGTCGACGTGCGCCCTGAACCGCTTCTGCCTGAGCACCTTCAGCGCGATCTCGCGGACCTGCTCGGGTTCCGCCGCGGTGCGCCAGGTCGCGTACGCGGGCAGCCGGGTCAGCCGCTTGGGGGCGCCCGGCGGACGGCCGCGCAACTGCCCGACGAACTGCCAGGTGCGGGGCACGATGCAGCCGATGAGCGAGACGAACAGCAGGATGTAGATCGAGGAGAACCACACCGAGCTGTACACGTGGAACAGCCCGAGCTTGTCGTAGACGGGTCCGAGGACGCTGTGCGCGGCCTTGAAGGCCGCCACCTTCTGGGCGTCGGTGCCGGACTGCGGGATCAGCGATCCGGGGATGGCGCCGAGCGACAGCAGGAAGAGCAGGATCAGGGCGACCCGCATCGACGTGAGCTGGCGCCAGAACCAGCGGGCCCAGCCCGTCACTTCACGGGCGGTCCAGGCGAGCCACCCCGCGGCGCCGGGCTTGCGGGTGCCGCCGAAGGAGCCGGGCACCACCGTCTCCACGGGCGCGGTGGACAGCTGCGACCCGGCCTCGCCGAGTTCGCCGTCGGCACTCACCCCGATGTGCCGCTTGGCGCCCACCGGGTCCGGCGCGCCGTCGTCCTCCGAAGTCGCGGGGGACTCGGACGTGTTGCCGGTGTCGGTCGTGCTCATGGATCAGATCCCTACCGTGAAGCCGTCGGACCAGGTCTGCATCTGCTGCACGATGCCGTCCCAGGCACCGGTGAGCAGCAGCAGGCCGGTCACGATCATCATTCCGCCGCCGATCCGCATCACCCAGGTGTAGTGCCGCTTCACCCAGCCGAACGCGCCGAGCGCCTTGCGGAAGGCGACGGCGGCGAGGACGAAGGGCACTCCCAGACCGAGGCAGTACGCGACGGTCAGTATGGCCCCGCGCCCGGCGCTCGCCTGGTCCATGGAGAGCACGGTGACGGAGGTGAGTGTCGGGCCCAGACAGGGCGTCCAGCCGATACCGAAGAGCGCGCCCAGTATCGGGGCGCCCGCGAGCCCTGTCACCGGGCGCCGGTGGAAGCGGAACTCGCGCTGGGTGAGCCAGGGCATCAGCCCCATGAAGAACACGCCCATCGCGATCATCAGGGCGCCGAGGACCTTGCTGAGGACGCCGTTGTACTCGTGCAGCGTCGAGCCGAAGTACCCGAA
This genomic interval carries:
- a CDS encoding isopenicillin N synthase family dioxygenase; the protein is MPARIPTVDLRPWLSGDPGARAAVARTVDDALRTAGFLLVTGHGVDPALRRRLREAARAFFALPAGRKQPYAARVGGRGWLGPGAEANGYAEGTETPPDLKESLTFATSEPFEDPETNTEWYAPNVWPAETPELRALCEEYLAAMGVLENHLLELLGGALGLRPDFFTRHMGHPTYGFNINWYPGTEVVGEPLPGQFRIGPHTDFGTVTILDRQAGKGGLQVFTDEDGWRDAPFDPAAFTVNIGDLMARWTGDRWRSGRHRVLPPPADAPAEELISLVYFGECTPGTLVESVPAPVGRVAYEPVDSHTYLRQKLDSITVD
- the ccsB gene encoding c-type cytochrome biogenesis protein CcsB; this translates as MTDLATATNEHLANISNTLIYSAMAVYTLAFFAFIAEWLFGSRSKVARTANALTADGAKAAGAAPEVTVQKAGGTAVLERPKVVTRSAAGARDVPDGPGAHGGDEQGDLYGRIAVSLSVLAWAVEAAGVLARAMSVGRAPWGNMYEFNITFSTVAVAVFLVLLALKKDVRWLGLPLITTVLLDLGLAVTVLYTASDQLVPALHSYWLYIHVSTAILCGAVFYVGAVGTILYLFKDSYENKLVNGGQPGRFATSVMERLPAAASLDKFSYRVNAAVFPLWTFTIIAGAIWAGDAWGRYWGWDPKETWAFITWVAYACHLHARATAGWKGRKAAYIALIAFGCWLFNYYGVNIFVGGKHSYAGV
- the resB gene encoding cytochrome c biogenesis protein ResB, translated to MSTTDTGNTSESPATSEDDGAPDPVGAKRHIGVSADGELGEAGSQLSTAPVETVVPGSFGGTRKPGAAGWLAWTAREVTGWARWFWRQLTSMRVALILLFLLSLGAIPGSLIPQSGTDAQKVAAFKAAHSVLGPVYDKLGLFHVYSSVWFSSIYILLFVSLIGCIVPRTWQFVGQLRGRPPGAPKRLTRLPAYATWRTAAEPEQVREIALKVLRQKRFRAHVDKDAVAAEKGYLRETGNLLFHMALIVMLVAFAWGQLFKSEGDKLIVEGDGFSNTLLSYDDFKSGNLFSTDDLTPFSFDLKNFTGTYERTGPNKGTPRRYQAAVTYSEGAYGKERKTLIKVNEPLVIGDTKVYLTAHGYAPTVTVRDGKGKVVFHDAVPLLPLDSNVTSQGAVKVMDGYRNAQGKSEQLGFSAFFVPTFAGAGKGDMFSQFPALDYPVLALSGFHGSLGVDAGLPQNVYQLETTHMKQFKDAKGAIVKARLRPGETMTLPGGAGSITFDKDIKEWANFQVTQQPGSVWALAGAFTAIFGLAGSLFIQRRRVWVRATTGPDGVTVVEMAGLGRSESAKLPEELGDLAALVHEQAPTKPDEDAAPTDADAEPPVPAAEGSKKQ
- a CDS encoding cytochrome c biogenesis CcdA family protein, which translates into the protein MNTTVYSGALLLALPIAVLGGLVSFFSPCVLPLVPGYLSYVTGVSGTDLAEARRGRMVAGASLFVLGFTAVFVSGGALFGYFGSTLHEYNGVLSKVLGALMIAMGVFFMGLMPWLTQREFRFHRRPVTGLAGAPILGALFGIGWTPCLGPTLTSVTVLSMDQASAGRGAILTVAYCLGLGVPFVLAAVAFRKALGAFGWVKRHYTWVMRIGGGMMIVTGLLLLTGAWDGIVQQMQTWSDGFTVGI